Proteins from one Sphingomonas insulae genomic window:
- the dinB gene encoding DNA polymerase IV: MSPMDRGPIRKIIHVDMDAFFASVEQRDDPRLRGRPVAVGQAAARGVVAAASYEARTFGVKSALTSVTAMRRCPDLVFVPPRFDVYRSVSQQIHAIFAEFTDLIQPLSLDEAYLDVTANRRGLPTAWLTAKAIRARILEETGLTASAGISYNKFLAKLASDHRKPNGQFAVTPDMGEAWVETLSVSRFHGVGPVTAAKMERLGITTGAHLRSKSIDFLTEHFGSSAGWYHAIARGEDDRPVNPNRVRKSSGSETTFDRDLTDPKEIEAGVLRMADDVWTWCQRRHTFGRTVTVKVKFQDFRQITRSRSLPGAVDTLTLLRSASLALVRSIYPVEKGIRLVGVTVSNFLAGNPEPSQLPLPASQPGPGGSAEL; encoded by the coding sequence ATGTCACCCATGGATCGCGGCCCCATCCGGAAAATCATCCATGTCGACATGGACGCCTTCTTCGCATCGGTGGAGCAGCGAGACGATCCACGTCTGCGTGGGCGTCCCGTCGCGGTCGGGCAGGCCGCTGCCCGCGGTGTCGTTGCCGCGGCAAGCTATGAAGCGCGTACCTTTGGCGTGAAGTCGGCGCTGACTTCCGTGACGGCGATGCGGCGCTGCCCCGACCTCGTCTTCGTGCCTCCTCGGTTCGATGTGTATCGGTCGGTCTCGCAGCAAATCCATGCGATCTTCGCCGAATTCACCGATCTCATTCAGCCGCTGTCGCTCGACGAGGCGTATCTCGACGTGACCGCCAATCGAAGAGGCCTTCCAACCGCCTGGCTGACCGCCAAGGCGATCCGCGCTCGGATCCTCGAGGAAACGGGCCTGACGGCTTCCGCTGGCATTTCGTACAACAAATTCCTCGCCAAGCTCGCGTCCGATCATCGTAAGCCCAACGGGCAATTCGCGGTTACCCCAGACATGGGGGAGGCTTGGGTAGAGACGCTGTCGGTCTCGCGCTTCCATGGTGTCGGACCGGTCACCGCCGCGAAGATGGAGCGGCTCGGCATAACGACCGGAGCTCACCTGCGTTCAAAATCAATAGACTTCCTGACCGAGCATTTCGGCAGTTCGGCTGGCTGGTACCACGCGATCGCGCGTGGCGAAGATGATCGACCGGTAAATCCGAACCGCGTCCGAAAGTCGTCGGGATCCGAGACTACGTTCGATCGGGATCTGACCGATCCAAAGGAGATCGAAGCCGGTGTGCTGCGGATGGCTGACGATGTGTGGACCTGGTGCCAGAGGCGGCACACATTCGGGCGGACCGTAACGGTCAAGGTCAAGTTCCAGGACTTTCGCCAGATCACGCGCAGCCGCAGCCTCCCGGGCGCGGTCGACACCCTTACGCTTTTGCGGTCCGCAAGCCTTGCTCTGGTTCGTTCGATATACCCGGTCGAAAAGGGTATTCGCCTCGTTGGGGTGACGGTATCGAATTTCCTGGCTGGCAACCCCGAACCGTCGCAACTGCCGTTGCCCGCGAGCCAGCCGGGTCCTGGTGGATCGGCCGAGCTATGA
- a CDS encoding ParA family protein: protein MPVITLLSPKGGVGKTTTALLLATELAAQGGDVILIDADPNFPLSKWAALKGKPDNIEVIEEIDEETIIDTITEARQRARYVIVDLEGRASGRVTNALLVSNLALIPMQGSALDSNEAARAFKNVKQVSKAREKPLKFAAVLAKTQASTRLWPRDLKQIIAGMREAGIPVIDTALAERGAYRAIFSIGGTLATLKDKDVGSLETARANAAAFTLNVLQLLNEKTPA from the coding sequence ATGCCCGTCATCACCCTATTGTCCCCTAAAGGCGGGGTGGGAAAGACCACGACGGCGCTCCTGCTTGCGACGGAACTAGCCGCGCAGGGCGGCGACGTGATCCTTATCGATGCGGATCCCAATTTTCCGCTATCCAAATGGGCGGCCCTGAAAGGCAAACCGGACAATATCGAGGTTATCGAAGAGATCGACGAGGAGACGATCATCGATACGATCACCGAGGCTCGCCAGCGCGCGCGATACGTCATCGTCGACCTGGAGGGGAGGGCGTCCGGCCGCGTGACGAATGCCCTGCTCGTCTCGAACCTCGCCCTGATCCCGATGCAAGGGTCCGCGCTCGATTCAAACGAGGCCGCGCGCGCCTTCAAGAATGTGAAGCAGGTCTCGAAAGCGCGTGAGAAGCCCCTGAAATTTGCAGCGGTGCTCGCAAAGACGCAGGCCTCCACGCGGCTATGGCCGCGCGATCTCAAGCAGATCATTGCAGGCATGCGAGAGGCGGGTATCCCCGTCATCGACACCGCACTCGCCGAACGCGGCGCCTATCGGGCCATCTTCAGCATTGGCGGTACGCTCGCCACGTTGAAGGACAAGGACGTCGGCTCGTTGGAAACCGCCCGGGCGAACGCGGCGGCTTTTACCCTCAACGTCCTTCAACTGCTCAACGAGAAGACCCCGGCATGA
- a CDS encoding DUF4440 domain-containing protein, translating to MTNAIELAIRMRRAAFNRALADADLAAIGPILAPNALLVTGTDSAVLSGRKSQLLAWKREFASADPTVYVRTPDHVIASPVEPIAMEHGHWRGAQSGGATLLASGSYAAKWRRVGADWVIEAEIYLTLA from the coding sequence ATGACCAACGCTATCGAGCTTGCCATTCGCATGCGCCGCGCCGCTTTCAATCGGGCGCTTGCAGATGCCGACCTGGCAGCCATCGGGCCCATCCTTGCTCCCAATGCGCTCCTCGTCACCGGCACGGACAGCGCGGTCCTGTCGGGACGCAAGTCGCAACTCCTGGCTTGGAAGCGTGAGTTCGCAAGCGCTGACCCGACGGTCTATGTCCGGACCCCGGATCACGTCATCGCATCCCCGGTCGAGCCGATTGCCATGGAGCATGGTCATTGGCGTGGCGCCCAATCTGGCGGAGCCACGCTCCTTGCGTCCGGCAGCTACGCTGCGAAATGGCGGAGGGTCGGTGCCGATTGGGTCATCGAAGCAGAGATCTATCTGACCCTGGCATGA
- a CDS encoding alpha-ketoglutarate-dependent dioxygenase AlkB, with translation MMPDLFGSPILPGLSVASDLVTATEEASLIAAIDATALAPFRFQGWTGKRLTNSFGWHYDFETSRVARAEAMPDWLLPIRDRAAAFAGLSPESLIQALLIRYDPGAGIGWHRDRPIYEHVVGVSLGASAEMRFRRRRGERDFERAALPLEPRAAYHITGPARHEWEHSIVEMDRPRWSITFRSPSEKGRAVFGRDTAEPHARVR, from the coding sequence ATGATGCCCGACCTCTTTGGCAGTCCCATCTTACCCGGATTGTCGGTCGCGTCGGATCTCGTTACCGCAACCGAGGAAGCCTCGTTGATCGCAGCCATCGACGCGACCGCGCTCGCACCCTTCCGGTTCCAGGGCTGGACCGGCAAGCGCCTCACCAACTCGTTCGGGTGGCATTATGATTTCGAGACCAGCCGTGTCGCGCGCGCCGAAGCGATGCCGGATTGGCTTCTACCGATCCGCGACCGCGCTGCCGCCTTTGCAGGGCTCAGTCCGGAATCACTGATCCAAGCGCTTCTCATCCGCTACGACCCCGGCGCGGGAATAGGGTGGCACCGCGATCGGCCAATCTACGAGCATGTGGTCGGGGTATCGCTCGGCGCGTCCGCCGAGATGCGCTTCCGCCGTCGCCGGGGGGAGCGCGACTTCGAGCGCGCTGCGTTGCCGCTCGAGCCCCGCGCCGCCTACCACATCACCGGGCCAGCACGGCACGAATGGGAACACAGCATCGTCGAAATGGACCGCCCGCGTTGGTCGATCACCTTTCGAAGCCCGTCCGAGAAGGGGCGGGCAGTCTTCGGGCGAGATACGGCCGAGCCTCATGCCAGGGTCAGATAG